The following proteins are encoded in a genomic region of Streptomyces collinus Tu 365:
- a CDS encoding ComEC/Rec2 family competence protein yields the protein MSTAPGHSAPAAAAADLRLVPPALAAWATAALVVDAPPHWSATVAVVSLITGVVLLGVRRWGGPARTPSRSGWVRAPLAAVLLCVAAAAASAGLHGADLRRGPVPEAARRFATMTAEVELTGDPWPSRPRVRGDHAAPVAVLARAEVRRVEKVEEAEGRAGREGRDGAAVGTRTPVLLVIDADVPAPRAPATGAPPGTPAAAPDAMAAPRATVAPDVAGAPDVAGAPDVAGAPDVAGPPNVAVAPDEPVAPGEPGVPAAAGAARRAWLGLLPTTRLRVVARLAPALSGGDRSAAVLRVRAEPRPEVVAGPSGPQRLAGALRAGLRDATEGLPADARALLPGLVVGDTSRITPELDEAFKETDLAHTLAVSGSNLTILLALLVGPPGLAQRAERRGLAPRLGLPLRTTALVAGALTLAFVVLCRPDPSVLRAAACGSVALLALATGRRGSLVPALAAAVLLLVLHDPWLARGYGFLLSVLATGALLLTAPGWSEALRRRGVPARLAEALAAAAAAQAVCAPVVAVLSARVSLVAVPCNLLAEVAVAPATVLGFAALATAPVAMPVAKGLAWCAGWPAGWIVRVARTGAALPGGGVDWPGNWAGALLLAALTGAVVLAGRRLSRHPWWCGALGVLLLLVVVRPAPLARVVTGWPPPGWRYAMCDVGQGDATVLAAGDGAGVVVDTGPDPGRVDRCLRKLGVTRVPLVVLTHFHADHVAGLPGVLRGRSVAAIETTDFEEPADQVAFVRQEAAERHIPLTRAAAGEERRAGPVTWRVLWPPAAPAPGQVPAVEPDGPNDASVALLVRTGGLRLLLLGDLEPPSQQALAHSPAAAGLAGVDVLKVAHHGSAYQDPDLIRLAAPRVALISCGADNPYGHPAPATVAALRAGGATVLRTDRDGALAVGGGGGGDGRGGGSGEAAREVRVTRDRS from the coding sequence ATGAGCACCGCCCCCGGGCACAGCGCACCCGCCGCGGCCGCGGCCGACCTGCGCCTGGTGCCTCCCGCGCTGGCCGCCTGGGCGACGGCCGCCCTGGTCGTCGACGCCCCACCGCACTGGAGCGCGACAGTCGCGGTCGTCAGCCTGATCACCGGTGTCGTTCTGCTGGGGGTCCGCCGGTGGGGCGGGCCGGCCCGGACGCCCTCCCGGTCCGGCTGGGTCCGGGCTCCGCTCGCCGCCGTGCTGCTGTGCGTGGCGGCGGCGGCCGCATCGGCCGGGCTGCACGGCGCGGACCTGCGGCGCGGGCCGGTGCCGGAGGCGGCGCGGCGGTTCGCGACCATGACCGCCGAGGTCGAGCTGACCGGTGACCCCTGGCCGAGCCGGCCCCGGGTGCGCGGCGACCACGCGGCGCCGGTGGCGGTCCTGGCCCGGGCGGAGGTGCGCCGCGTGGAGAAGGTGGAGGAGGCGGAGGGGAGGGCGGGGAGGGAGGGAAGGGACGGAGCGGCGGTCGGGACACGCACCCCCGTCCTGCTGGTCATCGACGCGGACGTCCCGGCACCCCGGGCACCCGCCACCGGAGCGCCGCCCGGCACTCCGGCGGCGGCACCCGACGCGATGGCCGCCCCCCGAGCGACGGTGGCCCCGGACGTGGCCGGCGCCCCGGACGTGGCCGGCGCCCCGGACGTGGCCGGCGCCCCGGACGTAGCCGGCCCCCCGAACGTGGCCGTCGCCCCCGACGAGCCCGTCGCCCCCGGCGAGCCCGGCGTACCGGCCGCGGCCGGTGCCGCGCGCCGTGCCTGGCTCGGGCTGCTGCCCACCACCCGGTTGCGGGTCGTCGCCCGGCTGGCGCCCGCTCTGAGCGGCGGCGACCGGAGCGCGGCCGTGCTGCGGGTGCGCGCGGAGCCCCGGCCCGAGGTGGTCGCGGGACCGAGCGGGCCGCAGCGGCTGGCCGGCGCGCTCAGAGCCGGGCTGCGGGACGCCACCGAGGGGCTGCCGGCGGACGCCCGGGCGCTGCTCCCGGGACTGGTCGTCGGCGACACCTCGCGGATCACACCCGAGCTGGACGAGGCGTTCAAGGAGACGGACCTCGCGCACACCCTCGCCGTGTCCGGCAGCAACCTCACCATCCTGCTCGCCCTGCTCGTCGGGCCGCCCGGTCTCGCCCAGCGCGCCGAGCGCCGCGGCCTCGCCCCGCGCCTGGGACTGCCGCTGCGGACCACCGCGCTCGTGGCCGGTGCCCTCACCCTCGCGTTCGTCGTCCTCTGCCGGCCCGACCCGAGCGTGCTGCGGGCCGCGGCCTGCGGCTCCGTGGCCCTGCTCGCCCTGGCGACCGGGCGGCGCGGATCGCTCGTCCCGGCGCTGGCCGCGGCCGTGCTCCTGCTGGTGCTCCACGACCCCTGGCTGGCCCGCGGTTACGGCTTCCTGCTCTCCGTGCTGGCCACCGGCGCGCTGCTCCTGACGGCACCGGGCTGGAGCGAGGCGCTGCGGCGGCGCGGGGTGCCCGCACGGCTCGCCGAGGCGCTGGCCGCGGCCGCCGCCGCGCAGGCCGTGTGCGCACCGGTCGTGGCGGTGCTGTCGGCACGCGTGAGCCTGGTGGCGGTGCCGTGCAACCTGCTGGCGGAAGTGGCCGTGGCGCCCGCCACGGTGCTGGGGTTCGCGGCGCTGGCCACGGCACCGGTGGCGATGCCGGTGGCCAAGGGGCTGGCCTGGTGCGCCGGCTGGCCGGCCGGCTGGATCGTGCGGGTGGCCCGGACCGGGGCCGCGTTGCCGGGCGGGGGAGTGGACTGGCCGGGGAACTGGGCCGGGGCCCTGCTCCTCGCCGCGCTCACCGGGGCCGTCGTCCTGGCCGGCCGGCGGCTGTCGCGGCACCCCTGGTGGTGCGGCGCGCTGGGGGTGCTGCTCCTGCTGGTGGTGGTGCGGCCGGCGCCGCTGGCCCGGGTGGTCACCGGCTGGCCGCCGCCGGGCTGGCGGTACGCGATGTGCGACGTCGGACAGGGCGACGCGACCGTGCTGGCGGCCGGTGACGGGGCCGGGGTGGTCGTGGACACCGGTCCCGACCCCGGACGGGTCGACCGCTGTCTGCGGAAGCTGGGCGTCACCCGTGTCCCCCTGGTCGTCCTGACCCACTTCCACGCCGACCACGTCGCGGGGCTGCCCGGTGTCCTGCGCGGCCGCTCGGTGGCCGCGATCGAGACGACGGACTTCGAGGAACCGGCCGACCAGGTCGCGTTCGTCCGGCAGGAGGCGGCAGAGCGGCACATCCCGCTCACCCGGGCCGCGGCGGGGGAGGAGCGGCGCGCCGGACCGGTGACCTGGCGGGTGCTGTGGCCGCCGGCCGCTCCCGCGCCGGGGCAGGTCCCGGCGGTGGAACCGGACGGACCGAACGACGCCAGCGTGGCCCTGCTGGTGCGGACCGGCGGACTGCGGCTGCTGCTGCTCGGGGACCTCGAACCACCGTCCCAGCAGGCCCTGGCACACTCACCGGCCGCGGCCGGGCTGGCGGGGGTGGACGTGCTGAAGGTGGCCCACCACGGCTCCGCCTACCAGGACCCGGACCTGATACGGCTGGCCGCTCCCCGGGTGGCGCTCATTTCTTGCGGCGCGGACAACCCCTACGGGCACCCGGCACCGGCGAC
- a CDS encoding cytochrome b/b6 domain-containing protein codes for MNTRRSNSSLPKPGRSAYGVASAVVLLLIPAIVLVGGSQFREFLNFGAGVLSLVSLSCSVIWGLFAQDRIFLNTRQRIVGQAVHRTTAVASIAFLLLHITTKIALGHTQLIAAIIPFSLGVTGIGGLIGLGSLAGLLMIFVGVTGALRSNFATPAPVAARWRAMHMLAYPAWCAALVHGLYAGRQAKPIFTILYSLALLGVMGALALRSAPRPVKRKVADRLVALLGSSERPGIDDLEASRSRVAESGPQGFEGRREGRREPRRPAEAPAPAAAPLYQTPMAPAGEPASGFAAAYRAVQMPGSQQPFAPGPTTRMDLPLDLQATEAMPRVDGPSSTSGSWPIPSPPPVGEAPPSAYDPLQDTGYNIPAYGNPGTAGYGRSDVYDTGETNNRFGTYNSNDTFNGGPATETNPGASYDAPGSGEPWNTPSGGYR; via the coding sequence ATGAACACTCGTCGTAGTAACAGCTCGCTCCCCAAACCCGGCCGGTCGGCCTACGGGGTGGCGTCCGCTGTCGTCCTGCTGCTCATACCCGCGATCGTGCTGGTCGGAGGCAGCCAGTTCCGCGAGTTCCTGAACTTCGGCGCGGGCGTGCTGTCCCTCGTCTCACTCAGCTGCTCGGTGATCTGGGGCCTGTTCGCCCAGGACCGGATCTTCCTGAACACGCGCCAGCGGATCGTCGGCCAGGCGGTGCACCGGACGACCGCGGTCGCCTCGATCGCGTTCCTGCTGCTGCACATCACCACCAAGATCGCACTCGGTCACACCCAGCTGATCGCCGCGATCATCCCGTTCTCCCTGGGCGTCACCGGGATCGGCGGCCTCATCGGCCTGGGCTCGCTCGCGGGCCTGCTGATGATCTTCGTCGGCGTCACCGGTGCCCTGCGCAGCAACTTCGCCACCCCGGCCCCCGTCGCCGCCCGCTGGCGGGCGATGCACATGCTCGCCTACCCGGCCTGGTGCGCCGCGCTGGTCCACGGCCTCTACGCGGGCCGCCAGGCCAAGCCCATCTTCACGATCCTCTACAGCCTCGCCCTGCTGGGCGTCATGGGCGCCCTCGCGCTGCGGTCCGCCCCGCGCCCCGTCAAGCGCAAGGTCGCCGACCGGCTCGTCGCCCTCCTGGGCAGCTCCGAGCGGCCCGGCATCGACGACCTGGAGGCGAGCCGCTCGCGGGTCGCCGAGTCCGGCCCCCAGGGCTTCGAGGGCCGGCGCGAGGGCCGGCGCGAGCCGCGGCGCCCCGCCGAGGCCCCGGCCCCCGCCGCCGCGCCGCTGTACCAGACCCCGATGGCCCCGGCCGGCGAGCCCGCCTCCGGGTTCGCCGCCGCCTACCGGGCGGTGCAGATGCCCGGCTCCCAGCAGCCGTTCGCGCCCGGCCCGACGACGCGCATGGACCTGCCGCTGGATCTGCAGGCCACCGAGGCGATGCCGCGCGTGGACGGCCCGTCCAGCACCTCGGGAAGCTGGCCGATCCCCTCGCCGCCGCCGGTCGGCGAGGCCCCGCCGTCGGCGTACGACCCGCTCCAGGACACCGGATACAACATCCCGGCTTATGGCAATCCGGGCACCGCCGGCTACGGCCGGAGTGACGTGTACGACACCGGTGAGACGAACAACCGCTTCGGGACGTACAACTCGAACGACACGTTCAACGGCGGTCCCGCCACCGAGACAAACCCCGGCGCCTCGTACGACGCACCGGGTTCGGGCGAACCCTGGAACACGCCTTCCGGAGGCTATAGGTGA
- the leuS gene encoding leucine--tRNA ligase — MSETNPAATAAASAEAAPHRYTAALAADIEARWQDFWDADGTYAAPNPTGDLAGDPELVAKPKKFIMDMFPYPSGAGLHVGHPLGYIATDVYARFQRMTGHNVLHTLGFDAFGLPAEQYAVQTGTHPRVSTEANIENMKAQLRRLGLGHDKRRSFATIDPDYYKWTQWIFLQIFNSWYDAEAGRARPIAELIAAFESGERPVPGTTRAWSELSEGERADVLGEYRLAYASDAPVNWCPGLGTVLANEEVTADGRSERGNFPVFKAKLRQWNMRITAYADRLLEDLEELDWPEAIKLQQRNWIGRSEGARVDFPIDGENITVFTTRPDTLFGATYMVLAPEHPLVEKFTPEAWPEGTHDVWTGGHATPSEAVAAYRAQAAAKSDVERQAEAKDKTGVFIGAYATNPVNGERVPVFIADYVLMGYGTGAIMAVPAGDQRDFEFARAFELPIHCIVEPTDGRGTDTATWENAFASYDAKIINSSNDEVTLDGLGVAEAKARITEWMQSRGVGEGTVNFRLRDWLFSRQRYWGEPFPIVYDEDGIAHALPESMLPLELPEVEDYSPRTFDPDDADTQPETPLSRNEDWVNVTLDLGDGPRKYRRETNTMPNWAGSCWYEFRYLDPHNDQKLVDPEIERYWMGPREGLPHGGVDLYVGGAEHAVLHLLYARFWSKVLYDLGHVSSAEPFHKLFNQGMIQAYVYRDSRGIAVPAAEVEERDGDYYYQGEKVSRLLGKMGKSLKNAVTPDEIAAEYGADTLRLYEMAMGPLDVSRPWDTRAVVGQFRLLQRLWRNVVDEDSGETTVTGAEPDEDTLRALHKAIDGVRQDLEGLRFNTAIAKVTELNNHLTKAGTAVPRQVAEPLVLMIAPLAPHIAEELWRRLGHTESVVHQDFPVADPRYVVDETVTCVVQVKGKVKARLEVPPGISDEELEKAALADEKVVLALGGAAVRKVIVRAPKLVNIVTG, encoded by the coding sequence ATGAGCGAGACGAACCCCGCTGCCACCGCTGCGGCGTCGGCGGAGGCCGCGCCGCACCGCTACACGGCCGCCCTGGCCGCCGACATCGAGGCGCGCTGGCAGGACTTCTGGGACGCCGACGGCACCTACGCCGCGCCCAACCCCACGGGCGACCTGGCGGGCGATCCGGAGCTGGTCGCGAAGCCCAAGAAGTTCATCATGGACATGTTCCCGTACCCCTCGGGCGCGGGTCTGCACGTGGGTCACCCCCTGGGCTACATCGCCACCGACGTCTACGCCCGGTTCCAGCGCATGACCGGCCACAACGTCCTGCACACCCTCGGCTTCGACGCCTTCGGCCTGCCCGCCGAGCAGTACGCGGTGCAGACCGGCACGCACCCGCGCGTGTCCACCGAGGCCAACATCGAGAACATGAAGGCCCAGCTGCGCCGGCTGGGCCTGGGCCACGACAAGCGCCGCTCGTTCGCCACGATCGACCCGGACTACTACAAGTGGACCCAGTGGATCTTCCTGCAGATCTTCAACTCCTGGTACGACGCAGAGGCCGGCAGGGCCCGCCCGATCGCCGAGCTGATCGCCGCGTTCGAGTCCGGTGAGCGGCCGGTCCCGGGCACCACGCGCGCGTGGAGCGAGCTGAGCGAGGGCGAGCGCGCCGACGTCCTGGGCGAGTACCGCCTGGCCTACGCCTCCGACGCGCCGGTCAACTGGTGCCCCGGCCTGGGCACCGTGCTGGCCAACGAGGAGGTCACCGCCGACGGCCGGTCCGAGCGCGGCAACTTCCCGGTCTTCAAGGCCAAGCTGCGCCAGTGGAACATGCGCATCACCGCCTACGCCGACCGCCTGCTGGAGGACCTGGAGGAGCTGGACTGGCCCGAGGCCATCAAGCTGCAGCAGCGCAACTGGATCGGCCGCAGCGAGGGCGCCCGCGTCGACTTCCCGATCGACGGCGAGAACATCACGGTCTTCACGACCCGCCCGGACACCCTGTTCGGCGCCACCTACATGGTGCTGGCCCCCGAGCACCCGCTGGTCGAGAAGTTCACCCCCGAGGCGTGGCCCGAGGGCACCCACGACGTGTGGACCGGCGGCCACGCCACCCCGTCCGAGGCCGTCGCCGCCTACCGCGCGCAGGCCGCCGCCAAGTCCGACGTGGAGCGGCAGGCCGAGGCCAAGGACAAGACCGGCGTCTTCATCGGCGCCTACGCCACCAACCCGGTCAACGGCGAGCGGGTGCCGGTCTTCATCGCCGACTACGTGCTGATGGGCTACGGCACCGGCGCGATCATGGCCGTCCCGGCGGGCGACCAGCGCGACTTCGAGTTCGCGCGCGCCTTCGAGCTGCCGATCCACTGCATCGTCGAGCCGACCGACGGCCGCGGCACCGACACCGCCACGTGGGAGAACGCCTTCGCCTCCTACGACGCGAAGATCATCAACTCGTCCAACGACGAGGTCACGCTGGACGGCCTGGGCGTCGCCGAGGCCAAGGCGCGCATCACCGAGTGGATGCAGAGCCGCGGCGTCGGCGAGGGCACCGTCAACTTCCGCCTGCGCGACTGGCTGTTCAGCCGCCAGCGCTACTGGGGCGAGCCCTTCCCGATCGTCTACGACGAGGACGGCATCGCCCACGCGCTGCCCGAGTCGATGCTGCCGCTGGAACTGCCCGAGGTCGAGGACTACAGCCCGCGCACGTTCGACCCGGACGACGCCGACACCCAGCCCGAGACGCCGCTGTCGCGCAACGAGGACTGGGTCAACGTCACGCTGGACCTGGGCGACGGACCCCGCAAGTACCGCCGCGAGACCAACACCATGCCCAACTGGGCCGGTTCCTGCTGGTACGAGTTCCGTTACCTGGACCCGCACAACGACCAGAAGCTGGTCGACCCCGAGATCGAGCGGTACTGGATGGGTCCGCGCGAGGGCCTGCCGCACGGCGGCGTCGACCTGTACGTCGGCGGCGCCGAGCACGCCGTGCTGCACCTGCTGTACGCCCGCTTCTGGTCCAAGGTCCTGTACGACCTGGGGCACGTCTCCTCGGCCGAGCCGTTCCACAAGCTGTTCAACCAGGGCATGATCCAGGCCTACGTCTACCGCGACAGCCGGGGCATCGCGGTGCCGGCCGCCGAGGTGGAGGAGCGCGACGGCGACTACTACTACCAGGGCGAGAAGGTCAGCCGCCTGCTGGGCAAGATGGGCAAGTCGCTGAAGAACGCGGTGACCCCGGACGAGATCGCCGCCGAGTACGGCGCCGACACCCTGCGCCTGTACGAGATGGCCATGGGCCCGCTGGACGTCTCCCGGCCCTGGGACACACGCGCGGTCGTCGGCCAGTTCCGGCTGCTGCAGCGGCTGTGGCGCAACGTCGTCGACGAGGACTCCGGCGAGACGACCGTCACCGGCGCCGAGCCCGACGAGGACACCCTGCGCGCCCTGCACAAGGCGATCGACGGCGTGCGCCAGGACCTGGAGGGCCTGCGCTTCAACACCGCCATCGCCAAGGTCACCGAGCTGAACAACCACCTGACCAAGGCCGGCACCGCGGTGCCGCGCCAGGTCGCCGAGCCGCTGGTGCTGATGATCGCCCCGCTGGCCCCGCACATCGCCGAGGAGCTGTGGCGCAGGCTGGGCCACACCGAATCGGTCGTCCACCAGGACTTCCCGGTCGCCGACCCGCGCTACGTGGTGGACGAGACCGTGACCTGTGTCGTGCAGGTCAAGGGCAAGGTCAAGGCCCGCCTGGAGGTGCCGCCGGGCATCTCCGACGAGGAGCTGGAGAAGGCCGCCCTGGCCGACGAGAAGGTCGTCCTGGCACTGGGCGGCGCGGCCGTCCGCAAGGTCATCGTGCGGGCTCCGAAGCTGGTGAACATCGTCACCGGCTGA
- a CDS encoding ComEA family DNA-binding protein, which translates to MALRSRSRTALPTSGPGRGPASDGRFRRRPPDRHRARHRGPAPADELRRRAELLFGERTERTVEWGESGKAPPDAPSVRRSEAPPDGRTAVGVATVAGTGTVRGFGAVPRPVAWTRARAAGEMTPGPDATTALAATPGRLRAGSHPEEDHPEEDQPEAADPLGPVPSLRDRAGLALRERLPVWVQARCGMERRGVVALAVVLMVAAVLAVQHFWTGRTQTVSAPQVVRAQTPFTEREAAGDGGGGAGATTARAPGASATPGGEIVVDVGGKVRRPGIRRLPSGSRVADALRAAGGVRPGVSTDGLNRARFLVDGEQVLVGATAGAAAPPGPGGGAGSGSGPAGPAPAAPVSLNTATAEQLDTLPGVGPVLAQHIIDYRTRHGGFRSVDELRQVNGIGARRYGDLRTMVRP; encoded by the coding sequence ATGGCACTTCGATCACGCTCCCGCACCGCCCTCCCGACCAGCGGACCCGGCCGCGGCCCGGCCTCCGACGGCCGCTTCCGCCGCCGCCCGCCCGACCGCCACCGCGCCCGGCACCGCGGCCCCGCCCCGGCGGACGAACTGCGCCGCCGAGCGGAACTCCTCTTCGGCGAACGCACCGAACGCACCGTGGAATGGGGGGAGTCGGGCAAGGCGCCACCGGACGCACCATCGGTCAGGCGGTCGGAGGCGCCACCGGACGGGCGGACGGCCGTGGGTGTGGCGACCGTGGCAGGGACCGGCACCGTGAGGGGGTTCGGGGCTGTGCCGCGCCCGGTGGCCTGGACGCGGGCGAGGGCCGCCGGAGAGATGACTCCCGGACCGGACGCGACAACGGCCTTGGCGGCGACGCCCGGTCGGCTCCGGGCCGGGTCGCACCCGGAGGAGGACCACCCGGAGGAGGACCAGCCGGAGGCGGCCGACCCCCTCGGGCCCGTGCCGAGCCTGCGCGACCGGGCCGGGCTCGCCCTGCGCGAGCGGCTGCCGGTGTGGGTGCAGGCGCGCTGCGGGATGGAACGGCGGGGCGTGGTCGCGCTCGCCGTGGTGCTCATGGTGGCGGCCGTGCTCGCCGTCCAGCACTTCTGGACCGGCCGGACGCAGACCGTGAGCGCTCCCCAAGTGGTGCGGGCGCAGACACCGTTCACCGAACGGGAGGCGGCCGGGGACGGGGGCGGAGGTGCGGGCGCCACGACCGCCCGGGCGCCGGGTGCTTCGGCCACGCCGGGCGGGGAGATCGTCGTCGACGTGGGCGGCAAGGTCCGCAGGCCCGGCATCCGGCGGCTGCCGTCCGGCTCGCGGGTGGCCGACGCGCTGCGGGCGGCGGGCGGAGTACGGCCGGGCGTGAGCACCGACGGCCTCAACCGGGCCCGCTTCCTGGTGGACGGCGAGCAGGTCCTGGTCGGTGCCACCGCAGGGGCGGCGGCCCCGCCGGGGCCGGGCGGCGGCGCGGGCTCCGGCTCAGGACCGGCGGGCCCGGCCCCCGCGGCCCCGGTCTCCCTCAACACGGCGACCGCCGAGCAGCTCGACACCCTGCCCGGGGTCGGCCCCGTGCTGGCCCAGCACATCATCGACTACCGCACCCGCCACGGCGGCTTCCGCTCGGTGGACGAACTGCGGCAGGTCAACGGCATCGGCGCCCGTCGCTACGGCGATCTGCGGACCATGGTGCGGCCATGA
- a CDS encoding NADH-quinone oxidoreductase subunit NuoF family protein: MNEALPDVPEVRVVGLPVLTSGFDLVERLDLPMHLKVHGPLDPLGGEQLAQLAERINLKGRGGAGFPFHKKLRTVAEAAIKRGVRPVVVVNGSEDEPACRKDTVLINRAPHLILDGALLCAEALGARTLVIGVTRESTQRSMEAALAERGLSNSRRSALRAWVQRNPVRMVTGAAASLIRSVDGGPAIPPGRKISASQSGVGGAPTLLSNAETFAQLAIAARIGPERYGNTGLYDEPGTVMLTVSGAVARPMVIEVPTGVPLRYVLQLAGAPPVPQGVLTGGYHGKWIDAATVNEAIVSRNSLDAVGGALGAGAILPITQDTCPLGESLRVAQWLAEESAGQCGPCYLGLPAAARGLEDILNGGGPAALEALKQVAKNVKRRGACSHPDGSAMFLESTIKAFTDDLAAHVLGNGCGRPVEGVLPLFEGGRAPTGIPGGAEAEETGTSRQKIYVDWTLCRGHGLCADILPEVFELGADGFPTVAQAQVPRYAEAKALRAVRRCPALALRIEEDTRGQAPARNLPVLSQGRGRRALGR; encoded by the coding sequence GTGAACGAGGCCCTGCCCGACGTACCCGAAGTCCGCGTGGTCGGTCTTCCCGTGCTCACGTCGGGCTTCGACCTTGTGGAGCGGCTCGATCTGCCCATGCACCTCAAGGTGCACGGGCCGCTCGACCCGCTCGGCGGCGAGCAGCTCGCGCAGCTCGCCGAGCGCATCAACCTCAAGGGGCGCGGCGGCGCGGGCTTCCCCTTCCACAAGAAGCTGCGCACGGTCGCCGAGGCGGCGATCAAGCGGGGCGTGCGGCCGGTCGTCGTCGTCAACGGCAGTGAGGACGAACCGGCCTGCCGCAAGGACACGGTGCTCATCAACCGCGCCCCGCACCTCATCCTGGACGGCGCCCTGCTGTGCGCGGAGGCGCTCGGCGCCCGCACGCTCGTGATCGGGGTCACCCGGGAGTCCACGCAGCGCTCCATGGAGGCCGCGCTCGCCGAGCGCGGCCTGAGCAACAGCCGCCGGTCGGCCCTGCGCGCGTGGGTGCAGCGCAACCCGGTGCGCATGGTCACCGGCGCCGCCGCGTCGCTGATCCGCTCGGTCGACGGCGGTCCGGCGATCCCGCCCGGCCGCAAGATCAGCGCCTCGCAGAGCGGTGTCGGCGGGGCGCCCACACTGCTGTCCAACGCGGAGACGTTCGCCCAGCTCGCCATCGCCGCCCGGATCGGCCCCGAGCGCTACGGCAACACCGGCCTGTACGACGAGCCGGGCACCGTCATGCTGACGGTCTCCGGCGCGGTCGCCCGGCCGATGGTGATCGAGGTGCCCACGGGCGTGCCGCTGCGCTACGTGCTCCAGCTCGCCGGCGCCCCGCCGGTGCCGCAGGGCGTGCTCACCGGCGGCTACCACGGCAAGTGGATCGACGCGGCCACGGTCAACGAGGCCATCGTCTCGCGCAACTCCCTGGACGCGGTGGGCGGAGCCCTGGGCGCCGGCGCGATCCTGCCGATCACTCAGGACACCTGCCCGCTGGGCGAGTCGCTGCGGGTGGCCCAGTGGCTGGCCGAGGAGAGCGCCGGCCAGTGCGGTCCCTGCTACCTCGGACTGCCCGCGGCGGCGCGCGGCCTGGAGGACATCCTCAACGGCGGCGGGCCCGCCGCCCTGGAGGCGCTGAAGCAGGTCGCCAAGAACGTCAAGCGGCGCGGGGCGTGTTCGCACCCGGACGGCTCGGCGATGTTCCTGGAGTCGACCATCAAGGCGTTCACCGACGACCTGGCCGCCCACGTCCTCGGCAACGGCTGCGGGCGGCCCGTGGAGGGCGTCCTGCCGCTCTTCGAGGGCGGCAGGGCCCCGACGGGCATCCCGGGCGGCGCAGAGGCCGAGGAGACCGGCACCAGCCGCCAGAAGATCTACGTCGACTGGACGCTGTGCCGGGGCCACGGACTGTGCGCGGACATCCTGCCCGAGGTCTTCGAACTGGGCGCGGACGGGTTCCCGACCGTGGCGCAGGCGCAGGTGCCGCGCTACGCGGAGGCGAAGGCGCTGCGCGCGGTGCGCCGCTGCCCGGCGCTGGCGCTGCGCATCGAGGAGGACACGCGCGGGCAGGCGCCGGCACGCAACCTTCCCGTCCTGTCCCAGGGCCGCGGCCGCCGCGCCCTCGGACGCTGA
- a CDS encoding DegV family protein, whose product MSRHVAIVTDSTAYLPPRTMERHGITAVPLTVVLGNQALEEGTEISTRSLAQALQKRRPVTTSRPSPQVFAETYRQVAESGASGIVSLHLSAELSGTHDAAVLAAREAPVPVRVVDTGMVAMALGFCALAAAEAAEAGGTVDEAVTAAEKRAAGTTAYFYVDTLDYLRRGGRIGAAQALLGSALAVKPLLQLDRGRIELLEKVRTASKAIARLEEIAADRAGGADVDIAVHHLAAPDRASALADRLRARVPALADLHVSEVGAVIGAHTGPGLLGVVVSPR is encoded by the coding sequence ATGTCCCGCCATGTCGCGATCGTCACCGATTCAACGGCCTACCTGCCGCCGCGGACGATGGAGCGCCACGGCATCACCGCGGTGCCCCTGACCGTGGTCCTCGGGAACCAGGCGCTCGAAGAGGGCACCGAGATCTCGACCCGTTCGCTGGCCCAGGCGTTGCAGAAGCGCCGCCCGGTCACCACCTCCCGCCCCAGCCCCCAGGTCTTCGCGGAGACGTACCGTCAGGTCGCCGAGTCCGGGGCGAGCGGCATCGTCTCCCTGCACCTGTCCGCCGAACTGTCCGGCACCCACGACGCGGCCGTCCTGGCGGCCCGTGAGGCACCGGTGCCGGTACGGGTGGTGGACACCGGGATGGTCGCCATGGCCCTGGGCTTCTGCGCGCTTGCCGCGGCCGAGGCGGCGGAGGCCGGCGGCACCGTGGACGAGGCCGTGACGGCCGCCGAGAAGCGGGCCGCGGGCACCACCGCCTACTTCTACGTCGACACCCTCGACTATCTGCGCCGCGGCGGCCGGATCGGCGCCGCACAGGCCCTGCTCGGCTCCGCCCTCGCGGTCAAGCCGCTGCTCCAGCTCGACCGCGGCCGCATCGAACTCCTCGAGAAGGTCCGCACGGCGTCCAAGGCGATCGCCCGCCTCGAGGAGATCGCCGCCGACCGGGCGGGCGGCGCCGACGTCGACATCGCCGTCCACCACCTCGCCGCCCCCGACCGGGCCTCCGCCCTGGCCGACCGGCTGCGGGCGAGGGTCCCCGCCCTGGCCGACCTCCATGTCAGCGAGGTCGGAGCGGTGATCGGCGCCCACACCGGCCCCGGACTGCTGGGCGTGGTCGTCTCACCTCGCTGA